From Pedobacter cryoconitis, one genomic window encodes:
- a CDS encoding NUDIX hydrolase, with product MKEVLPQLNSTFSIDCVLFGFDEGELKVLLIERNEEPFKDWWALPGYLVNENESLDQSAARILHELTGIENVYMEQFYTFGDVGRHPQGRIISVAYYAMLRLGGDKALKPISNYAKQAHWINVKDLPPLAFDHQKIFDQGLEKIKRRIKHQPIAFELLPEKFTLTQLQNVYEVILGKKLDKRNFRKKMLSFNVLKDLNEKQKGVSFRAATLYRFDKRKYGKLFGKEISF from the coding sequence TTGAAAGAAGTCTTACCACAGCTTAATTCCACCTTCTCAATTGATTGTGTTTTGTTCGGATTTGATGAAGGAGAATTAAAAGTTCTGCTGATTGAAAGGAATGAAGAACCTTTTAAAGATTGGTGGGCCCTTCCGGGGTATCTTGTCAATGAGAACGAAAGTCTGGATCAGTCCGCGGCCCGTATCTTGCACGAACTCACGGGGATAGAGAATGTCTACATGGAACAGTTTTATACTTTTGGTGATGTAGGCCGTCACCCTCAGGGAAGAATTATATCCGTAGCTTATTATGCAATGTTGCGATTGGGAGGGGATAAAGCTCTTAAGCCAATCAGTAATTATGCGAAGCAAGCGCACTGGATTAATGTCAAGGATTTACCTCCACTGGCATTTGACCATCAAAAAATATTTGATCAGGGACTTGAAAAAATAAAAAGAAGGATCAAGCATCAGCCAATTGCTTTTGAATTACTTCCGGAGAAATTCACTTTGACACAGTTACAAAATGTGTATGAAGTGATCCTGGGCAAGAAACTGGATAAAAGGAATTTCAGGAAAAAGATGCTCAGTTTTAATGTTTTGAAGGATCTGAATGAAAAGCAAAAAGGAGTTTCGTTCCGTGCGGCGACCTTGTACCGTTTTGATAAAAGAAAATATGGAAAGTTATTTGGAAAAGAAATCTCCTTTTAA
- the pfkA gene encoding 6-phosphofructokinase — protein MKPNIKNIAVLTSGGDAPGMNACIRAVVRTGIYNGINMFGVLQGYQGLITNNIIPMDARSVSNIIHLGGTVLKTARCLEFKTDEGMDLAYENLKLHQIDALVVIGGDGTFTGARRFAQRHHINVIAIPGTIDNDLYGSDFTLGYDTAINTVIEAIDKIRDTADSHDRLFFVEVMGRDSGCIALRSAIACGAEAVLLPEKATSLDELIKQLEIGAATKKSSSIVIVSEGHKQGGAYDIAKHVKEKFNHYDTKVTILGHLQRGGSPSSFDRILGSRLGYAAVNELLKGSTQQMVGLRGNDIRLTSLDEALTEHSFKLESDLLEMTKVLSI, from the coding sequence ATGAAACCAAATATCAAAAATATCGCTGTATTGACATCTGGGGGTGACGCTCCCGGAATGAACGCATGCATCAGAGCAGTAGTACGTACCGGTATTTACAATGGTATAAATATGTTTGGAGTTTTGCAAGGTTATCAAGGATTAATAACTAACAATATTATTCCTATGGACGCCCGTTCAGTGAGCAATATCATCCATTTAGGCGGAACAGTACTTAAAACAGCACGCTGTTTAGAGTTTAAAACCGATGAAGGAATGGACCTTGCTTATGAAAACCTGAAATTGCACCAAATAGATGCCCTTGTTGTGATTGGCGGAGATGGTACTTTTACCGGGGCCCGTCGTTTTGCACAAAGACATCATATCAATGTAATTGCCATTCCTGGTACGATCGACAATGATTTATACGGTTCCGATTTTACTTTAGGCTATGATACTGCGATTAACACAGTTATTGAAGCCATAGATAAGATCAGGGATACTGCGGATTCGCATGACCGTTTATTTTTTGTAGAAGTAATGGGCCGGGATTCGGGTTGTATCGCTTTAAGGAGTGCTATTGCCTGTGGAGCTGAAGCTGTCTTGCTGCCTGAGAAAGCAACAAGTCTTGATGAACTGATTAAACAATTGGAAATCGGAGCAGCAACAAAAAAATCGTCCAGCATTGTAATTGTGTCCGAAGGGCATAAACAAGGTGGCGCATATGACATTGCGAAACATGTTAAAGAAAAGTTCAATCATTATGACACAAAGGTCACTATATTAGGACACTTGCAACGTGGCGGAAGCCCGAGCAGTTTTGACAGGATTTTAGGGAGCCGTTTAGGTTATGCCGCTGTAAATGAATTGCTGAAAGGCAGTACACAGCAGATGGTAGGCTTACGTGGCAATGATATCCGGTTAACCAGCTTAGACGAAGCGTTGACAGAGCATAGTTTTAAATTAGAAAGTGATCTTTTGGAAATGACTAAAGTTTTATCAATTTAA